The window GCAGAGGCGCTGTGGTTTACAGTTGACGGCAGGCTTGCCGAAGGATGTGTAAGTAATGTATTTATCGTAAAGAATTCGGTTCTTTATACGCCTTCATTGAAAAGCGGAATATTGCCGGGCATTGTGAGAAAGACGGTTCTGACTCTTGCCGGAGAAAATTCGATAAAAGCGGAGGAAGCAGAACTTACCATCGATGATTTACTCGGCGCCGATGAAGTTTTTATTACGAATGTTATAATGCAGGTCTTGCCAGTGATAGCGATTGAATCGCATAATGTCGGAAATTCAAAGCCGGGAGCGATTACGAAAAAAATAACGGCACTTTTCTCCGAAAATTTCAATAAAGAGGTGCAGAATGTTAAAGGTTAAGGATTGCATAGACAAAATCGAGAAGATTGCTCCACCGGGGCTGGCGCAAAGCTGGGATAATACGGGTTTGCTTGTCGGCGGCAGCAACGCGGCGGTAAAAAAAATTCTGCTGACGATTGATATAACAAAAGACGTTGTCAAAGAAGCGAAACAGGCAGACTGTAATTTCATAATCAGTTATCATCCTGTAATCTGGGACGGCCTGAAGACTGTTGAAAAGGATTCTGTTGTTTATGAGCTTGTGAAAAGCGGCATCAGCGTTTATTCGATACATACAGCTCTTGACGCAGTTGTCGGCGGAGTAAATGACGGACTTGCGGAAATTGTCGGGATAAAAAATCCTGAGCCTGTCGGCGATTTTGTCGAAAACGGTAAGAATAATTACAAGCTTATAGTTTTTGTTCCTGTCGAATCGCTTCAGAAAGTTGCTGATGCTGTTTTTAATGCCGGGGCCGGTGCGATAGGAAATTACAGTCATTGCAGTTTCAGCACGGCGGGTCTTGGAACATTTTTCCCGCTCGATAGCGCAAAGCCTGCAATCGGGAAAAAAGGAAAATTTGCAAATGTAAAAGAAATTAAATTCGAGTCGATAGTTCCTGCTGAAAAAATAGAAGATGTTGTAAAAGCGATGAAGGCTGCGCATCCGTATGAGATGCCCGCGTTCGATGTTATAAAATTATATGAGACCAATGACAAAA of the Phycisphaerae bacterium genome contains:
- a CDS encoding Nif3-like dinuclear metal center hexameric protein; protein product: MLKVKDCIDKIEKIAPPGLAQSWDNTGLLVGGSNAAVKKILLTIDITKDVVKEAKQADCNFIISYHPVIWDGLKTVEKDSVVYELVKSGISVYSIHTALDAVVGGVNDGLAEIVGIKNPEPVGDFVENGKNNYKLIVFVPVESLQKVADAVFNAGAGAIGNYSHCSFSTAGLGTFFPLDSAKPAIGKKGKFANVKEIKFESIVPAEKIEDVVKAMKAAHPYEMPAFDVIKLYETNDKIGLGRIGLLEKPVQLSAILKRIKSATSAKVAGMVGPKKRIVKKAAVCAGSCGKLIMNVIAEKCDLYLTGEIKHHQAIAAQEAGVTVVCLSHTVSERFMLKKVAKELQKSLKPVKISVSKKDKDPFEWTRI